One Candidatus Synechococcus calcipolaris G9 genomic window carries:
- a CDS encoding photosystem I reaction center protein subunit XI produces MAEELIKPFNGDPFEGHLSTPISDSSLVNEFIGNLPAYRKGLSPILRGLEIGMAHGYFLIGPWVKLGPLRDSDVANLGGLISGITLILLATACLAAYGLVSFQSPSDNTDALKSGEGWSQFTAGFFVGAMGSAFVAFFLLENFAVVDGIMTGFFN; encoded by the coding sequence ATGGCAGAAGAACTGATTAAGCCTTTTAATGGTGATCCCTTCGAGGGACATTTGTCCACACCGATTTCTGATTCATCCCTTGTGAATGAATTCATTGGCAACCTTCCCGCTTACCGCAAAGGACTTTCCCCGATTTTACGGGGGTTGGAAATTGGTATGGCCCACGGTTATTTCTTGATTGGCCCCTGGGTAAAACTTGGCCCCCTGCGGGACTCTGATGTTGCCAATTTGGGCGGATTAATCTCGGGAATTACACTAATTTTGTTGGCTACCGCCTGTTTGGCTGCCTACGGCTTAGTATCGTTCCAATCCCCCAGTGACAACACGGATGCCCTTAAATCCGGCGAGGGCTGGAGTCAATTTACCGCTGGCTTTTTTGTCGGTGCAATGGGTAGTGCCTTTGTTGCCTTTTTCTTGCTGGAGAACTTTGCTGTTGTAGACGGCATTATGACTGGGTTCTTTAACTAG
- the gmk gene encoding guanylate kinase: protein MTSNEANPTTGQVIVITGPSGVGKGTLLRQLCSQDENLCLSVSATTRAPRPGEIDGQHYYFVTLEKFRTMIAQGELLEWAEFAQHYYGTPRAPLEMLIHQGKDVILEIELEGARQVRTTYPDARQIFILPPSMAELERRIRDRGQDSEAAIARRLARAQTEIAAAAEFDYQLVNDDLHQSLQELESIIAQCRHP from the coding sequence ATGACATCAAACGAGGCAAACCCAACAACCGGCCAAGTCATTGTGATCACGGGCCCCAGTGGGGTTGGCAAGGGCACTCTCCTGCGGCAACTCTGTAGCCAGGATGAAAATCTATGTCTTTCTGTCTCGGCCACAACCCGCGCTCCCCGGCCCGGAGAAATTGACGGGCAGCATTATTACTTTGTCACCCTTGAAAAGTTTCGCACCATGATTGCCCAAGGGGAACTTTTAGAATGGGCAGAGTTTGCCCAACATTATTACGGTACGCCCCGCGCCCCCCTAGAGATGCTGATCCACCAAGGCAAAGATGTCATCCTTGAAATTGAATTAGAGGGGGCTCGCCAAGTCCGAACAACGTACCCTGATGCGCGGCAAATCTTTATACTCCCCCCCTCCATGGCGGAACTGGAGCGGCGGATCCGAGATCGGGGGCAAGATAGTGAGGCGGCGATCGCCCGTCGCCTGGCCCGGGCCCAAACAGAAATTGCAGCGGCGGCGGAATTTGATTATCAACTGGTGAATGATGATCTTCACCAAAGTTTACAGGAGTTAGAGTCGATTATTGCTCAATGCAGACATCCTTAA
- a CDS encoding CCA tRNA nucleotidyltransferase, with protein MVDLLDAKHWPFALDLLPEGAYLVGGIVRDALLQRPATTYLDLDFVVPKAALETAAAMARTYGAGLVVLDRDRHIARVVFAEATVDFAQMVGDDLNTDLHQRDFCMNAIAYDPRQQTFIDPLGGQRDIHQKIIRMVAPANLRADPVRLLRAYRQGSQLGFTLEPETRTTLQTLGQYLGEVAPERIRAELSYILSQAHSGAYVTLAHEDGLLPVWLPSVIDQSIQTYQALERAIAQKIFPALISPLNQPILTDPAPGEPQRRTLALLSKLACLVNPDPTIAGQELSHLTYSRQEIKVVQRLWQLRHTWMPRLEAGSLDRSEQFYLFKQSNHLFPGLVFLLVAQGMPPSFLGDLVEPWLIPDHPIAHPPVLLQGADLLRHFSLKPGPALGRLLAQVEQAQATGELSTPQEALEFVQTQLSQG; from the coding sequence ATGGTTGATCTCCTCGATGCCAAACATTGGCCCTTTGCCCTGGATCTATTACCGGAGGGAGCCTATTTAGTGGGGGGAATAGTGCGGGATGCCCTGCTTCAACGGCCGGCGACGACCTATCTGGATTTAGATTTTGTGGTTCCCAAGGCTGCCCTGGAAACGGCCGCGGCCATGGCTCGAACCTATGGGGCTGGATTGGTTGTCCTGGATCGCGATCGCCACATTGCTCGGGTTGTCTTTGCCGAGGCGACGGTGGATTTTGCCCAAATGGTGGGAGATGATCTGAACACGGATTTACATCAGCGGGATTTTTGTATGAATGCGATCGCCTACGATCCGCGTCAGCAGACCTTCATTGATCCCCTCGGCGGGCAACGGGATATTCATCAGAAAATCATTCGGATGGTTGCTCCCGCCAACCTCAGGGCAGATCCGGTACGGTTATTGCGGGCCTATCGTCAGGGCAGTCAATTGGGGTTTACCCTTGAACCAGAGACCCGAACCACCCTGCAAACCCTGGGACAGTATTTAGGCGAGGTTGCCCCGGAACGGATTCGCGCCGAGTTGAGCTATATCCTCAGCCAGGCCCATAGTGGAGCCTATGTCACCCTCGCCCATGAAGATGGCCTGCTGCCAGTGTGGTTGCCATCGGTAATAGATCAATCGATTCAAACCTATCAGGCCCTAGAACGGGCGATCGCCCAGAAAATCTTCCCAGCCTTAATATCTCCCTTAAATCAGCCCATCCTTACCGATCCCGCCCCCGGCGAACCCCAGCGGCGCACCCTCGCCCTATTGAGTAAACTCGCTTGCCTCGTCAACCCTGATCCAACCATTGCTGGCCAAGAACTAAGCCATTTAACCTACAGTCGCCAAGAAATTAAAGTAGTCCAACGCCTCTGGCAACTGCGCCACACTTGGATGCCACGGTTAGAAGCGGGTTCCCTAGATCGGAGTGAGCAATTTTATCTGTTTAAGCAATCCAACCACCTCTTCCCTGGACTTGTGTTCCTGTTGGTGGCCCAAGGGATGCCTCCATCCTTCCTAGGGGATTTGGTGGAGCCTTGGCTCATTCCCGATCATCCCATTGCCCACCCGCCCGTCCTATTGCAGGGCGCGGATTTACTCCGTCATTTTTCCCTGAAACCTGGGCCAGCCCTGGGCCGCCTTTTAGCCCAAGTGGAGCAGGCTCAAGCAACGGGAGAACTCTCCACCCCCCAAGAAGCCCTGGAATTTGTCCAGACCCAATTGAGCCAAGGCTAG
- a CDS encoding CobW family GTP-binding protein, whose product MSPTQTVPVTVLTGYLGAGKTTLLNRILTHEHGKKVAVIVNEFGEVGIDNQLVINTDEEIFEMNNGCICCTVRGDLIRIISNLMRRRHKFDHLVIETTGLADPAPVIQTFFMDEDVREETSLDAVVTVVDAKHISQHWDADEAQEQIAFADVILLNKTDLVTAAELDDLEDKIRTMNTLAKVYRTENAAIAMDAILGVGGFDLERALAVDPDFLGEDAHEHDSTVGSIAIVEPGNVDGEKLNAWLSELLRNQGPDIFRMKGILNIAGAVTPFVFQGVHMLFDGRPLDPTAMSYAGKPRLNELVFIGRNLDDAQLKADFRNCLV is encoded by the coding sequence ATGTCCCCAACCCAAACCGTTCCTGTCACCGTACTCACGGGCTATCTTGGGGCCGGTAAAACCACCCTCCTGAATCGCATTTTGACCCACGAGCATGGCAAGAAAGTCGCGGTCATTGTCAATGAGTTTGGCGAAGTGGGGATTGATAATCAATTGGTGATCAACACCGATGAAGAAATTTTCGAAATGAACAATGGTTGTATTTGCTGTACGGTACGGGGGGATCTAATTCGGATTATTAGTAACCTGATGCGGCGGCGACACAAGTTTGATCATTTGGTAATTGAAACCACCGGCCTGGCGGATCCGGCTCCGGTCATCCAAACCTTTTTTATGGATGAGGACGTGCGTGAGGAAACCAGCCTAGATGCGGTGGTGACGGTTGTGGATGCCAAACATATTAGCCAGCACTGGGATGCGGATGAAGCCCAAGAACAGATTGCCTTTGCGGATGTGATTCTGCTCAATAAAACTGATCTGGTGACGGCGGCGGAGTTGGATGACCTCGAAGACAAAATCCGCACCATGAATACCCTAGCCAAGGTCTACCGAACCGAAAACGCGGCGATCGCCATGGATGCAATTTTAGGGGTGGGCGGATTTGATTTAGAGCGGGCCCTAGCCGTTGATCCCGACTTTCTCGGCGAAGATGCCCACGAGCATGATAGTACGGTAGGCTCCATTGCCATTGTGGAACCGGGAAATGTGGATGGGGAGAAACTCAACGCCTGGCTGAGTGAACTCCTACGGAATCAAGGGCCGGATATTTTCCGCATGAAAGGAATTTTGAATATTGCCGGAGCCGTCACCCCCTTTGTTTTTCAGGGGGTTCATATGCTCTTTGATGGTCGTCCCTTGGATCCCACGGCAATGAGCTATGCAGGAAAACCACGACTGAATGAGCTAGTCTTTATCGGCAGAAATTTAGACGATGCCCAACTCAAAGCAGATTTTCGGAATTGCTTGGTTTGA
- a CDS encoding NADAR family protein, producing the protein MAIYFYQLDKPYGSFSNFSAHGFWLQRHYWPTAEHYYQAQKFVGTSLASLSQVIRQAATPTDAARMGRDPRNLLRPDWEHIKQEVMWTALQAKFSAHPDLQILLLSTGDEWIVEDSPVDAYWGRGPDGQGKNYLGRLLMQLRQHLRQEQVCSRLPHG; encoded by the coding sequence ATGGCTATTTATTTTTATCAACTAGATAAACCCTACGGCAGTTTCTCGAATTTTTCCGCCCACGGTTTTTGGTTGCAACGGCACTATTGGCCAACGGCAGAACATTACTACCAAGCGCAGAAGTTTGTTGGTACCTCCCTGGCATCCCTAAGCCAGGTCATTCGCCAGGCCGCCACCCCCACCGATGCGGCCCGCATGGGTCGAGACCCGCGCAATCTATTGCGGCCCGATTGGGAACATATCAAACAAGAGGTGATGTGGACGGCACTACAGGCAAAGTTTTCCGCCCATCCTGATTTGCAAATTCTGTTGCTTTCCACAGGGGATGAATGGATTGTGGAAGATTCGCCAGTGGATGCCTATTGGGGCCGGGGGCCGGATGGCCAGGGAAAAAATTATTTAGGTCGGCTGCTGATGCAGTTACGGCAACATCTGCGTCAAGAGCAGGTTTGTTCCCGTTTGCCCCATGGTTGA
- a CDS encoding photosystem I reaction center subunit VIII has product MLGSYSASFLPWIFIPVVCWLMPVVVMGLLFLYIEGDAEA; this is encoded by the coding sequence ATGTTAGGATCCTATTCCGCTTCATTTCTGCCCTGGATTTTTATTCCCGTGGTATGTTGGTTAATGCCTGTGGTTGTGATGGGCTTACTGTTTCTCTACATCGAAGGAGATGCAGAGGCCTAG
- a CDS encoding histidine kinase, whose translation MEITPQPPLGFLLFVANRPGDEEEAAEIQSHLYTLDSNFDFDLKIVPIGEQPYLLEEYKLVATPALIKIRPEPRQTLTGRKLIHKVDYWWPRWQREVAEILQADVQKTAASQSDCTMELVRVQDESFKLRRQVEVLEAQLLFKDRIIALLAHELRNPLTALGIALETLETNWSAESGVRLDPGMILRLLTHARNQSQTMGDMITDLLLAARGPSASLNICPRQLDMKQLCQETLEQLRDGFAQKQQQLTSDIPLDAPFVYGDGDRIRQVLINLLDNASKYTPEKGSIHLSLLHRMTQKLQITVCDTGPGIPAEQQEQIFRDTVRLDRDRAIEGYGIGLSLCRQIIQAHYGQIWVDSTLGKGSCFHFTLPVYSSTFR comes from the coding sequence ATGGAGATCACCCCCCAACCTCCCCTAGGCTTTCTTTTATTTGTGGCCAATCGTCCTGGGGATGAAGAAGAAGCCGCCGAAATTCAGTCCCATCTGTATACCTTGGACTCTAACTTTGATTTTGATCTAAAAATTGTTCCCATTGGCGAGCAGCCCTACCTCTTGGAAGAATATAAGCTGGTTGCCACCCCAGCCTTGATTAAAATTCGCCCCGAACCCCGACAGACCTTGACCGGCCGTAAACTCATCCACAAGGTAGATTATTGGTGGCCCCGCTGGCAACGGGAAGTGGCGGAAATTCTCCAGGCGGATGTGCAAAAAACCGCCGCGTCGCAGTCGGACTGCACCATGGAACTTGTCCGTGTCCAGGATGAGTCTTTCAAGCTACGCCGCCAAGTGGAGGTTCTGGAGGCCCAACTCCTATTCAAAGATCGCATCATTGCCCTGCTTGCCCATGAATTGCGTAATCCTCTGACGGCCCTAGGAATTGCCCTAGAAACCCTGGAAACAAATTGGTCGGCGGAGTCCGGTGTTCGCCTAGACCCGGGGATGATTTTGCGATTGTTAACCCATGCCCGCAATCAAAGTCAAACCATGGGAGACATGATTACGGACTTACTCCTAGCGGCGCGGGGCCCCAGTGCTAGCCTAAATATTTGCCCTCGCCAGTTAGATATGAAGCAACTGTGTCAAGAGACCCTGGAGCAACTTCGGGATGGGTTTGCCCAAAAACAACAGCAATTGACCAGTGATATTCCCCTAGATGCTCCCTTTGTCTATGGGGATGGCGATCGCATCCGCCAAGTTCTGATCAATCTTTTGGACAATGCCTCAAAATATACCCCAGAGAAAGGCTCGATTCATCTGAGTTTGCTGCACCGCATGACCCAAAAACTGCAAATTACCGTGTGTGATACGGGGCCAGGGATTCCTGCTGAGCAACAGGAACAAATTTTCCGGGATACGGTTCGCCTCGATCGCGATCGCGCCATTGAAGGCTACGGCATTGGTTTGTCCCTTTGTCGGCAAATTATCCAAGCCCATTATGGTCAAATTTGGGTCGATTCCACCCTGGGCAAGGGGAGTTGTTTTCATTTCACGCTGCCGGTTTATTCCTCAACCTTCAGGTGA
- a CDS encoding CAP domain-containing protein — translation MAALTFFQNIRWVQSVSRAVCTLALLLMVDFISPATGENSLYPHCRGRDILTAPVCRGDQIDPEEQNLYTLINEYRDRHGLPPIPLSPALNQVANRHILDLVHNVGYLTHGWSDCPYHASQPATYACMWNAPQRLGTTYPGNGYENAYEGPRKATATGTLATWQQSHLHRAVILNEGIWATKTWQALGIGIYEKYAVVWFGEEVD, via the coding sequence TTTGTACCCTAGCCCTTCTTCTCATGGTGGATTTCATTAGCCCCGCCACTGGCGAAAATTCTCTATACCCCCATTGCCGGGGCAGGGACATCTTAACGGCTCCTGTCTGTAGAGGTGATCAGATTGACCCGGAAGAGCAGAACCTCTACACCCTGATAAATGAATACCGCGATCGCCACGGTTTGCCACCCATTCCCCTCTCCCCGGCCCTCAACCAAGTTGCCAATCGCCATATTTTGGACTTGGTTCACAATGTGGGGTATTTAACCCATGGTTGGAGTGATTGTCCCTACCATGCCTCCCAACCCGCCACCTATGCCTGTATGTGGAATGCCCCCCAACGCCTGGGAACGACATACCCCGGCAATGGCTATGAAAACGCCTACGAAGGACCCCGCAAAGCAACGGCAACGGGCACACTCGCCACTTGGCAGCAGAGCCATCTTCATCGCGCGGTGATATTAAACGAAGGAATCTGGGCAACCAAAACTTGGCAGGCCCTAGGCATTGGTATCTACGAGAAGTATGCCGTGGTCTGGTTTGGGGAAGAGGTGGATTGA